In the genome of Hyphobacterium sp. CCMP332, one region contains:
- a CDS encoding mechanosensitive ion channel family protein — MRILFFFIFYIVLTIPCNSVGAQEKDKLQVELKSPYHSVLNHLKYLNEENYKPRLAAESLIRPKGYSQKEIIELSKKLKMVFDARGLYIAIEEIPRNSNYFDSLRDAREYIVHKDLPEIYLKKYGDQWKYSENSVNAIQNLYSSTFILGIDHLIDFLPKGAEKKVFGLKIWQLTGLFIIITIAVLLERLVDLLLRKIARRLLVIKGVDKIAKRVILPVTRPTSILIILGVVLLLIPGLMLPIELNKYLIIGIKAVVPILITIVVYKMTDLLSDYLMAKAEQTESTLDDQLIPLLRKILKVFIVLIGSLFVLLNLNVNIIPLLTGLSIGSLALALAAQDTLKNFFGSIMIFVDRPFQIGQWITTDGVDGTVEEVGFRSTRIRTFRNSLLSVPNGKLADSAIDNHGLRNYRRFYTKIGLMYDTPPQAIEVFVEGLRELVNKHPNTVKDRMEIHFNEMADFSLNIMFYIFFDVPTWSEELKARDEILLAIVRLADAIGVNFAFPTTTLHMETFPGKETLSPTYELNKEKLQSLKNDFINNYQNS; from the coding sequence ATGCGAATACTATTTTTCTTTATATTTTATATAGTTTTAACTATTCCCTGTAATTCTGTCGGGGCTCAAGAAAAGGACAAATTACAAGTCGAACTTAAAAGTCCTTATCACTCGGTCTTGAATCATTTAAAATACTTAAACGAAGAAAACTATAAACCAAGACTGGCGGCTGAATCATTAATCCGTCCGAAAGGTTATTCGCAAAAAGAAATTATAGAATTATCCAAAAAATTGAAAATGGTCTTCGACGCGAGGGGGCTATATATCGCAATTGAGGAAATTCCAAGAAATTCAAATTATTTCGACTCTTTAAGAGATGCGAGAGAATATATTGTACATAAAGATCTGCCGGAGATTTATCTAAAAAAATATGGAGATCAATGGAAGTATTCTGAAAATTCCGTCAATGCAATTCAAAATCTATACAGTAGCACTTTTATTCTTGGCATAGACCATTTAATAGATTTTTTACCAAAAGGAGCCGAAAAAAAGGTTTTTGGTTTAAAAATATGGCAACTCACAGGTTTGTTCATAATCATAACAATTGCAGTATTGCTGGAAAGATTAGTCGATCTATTACTTCGCAAAATTGCGAGACGATTGCTGGTAATAAAAGGAGTTGATAAAATTGCAAAAAGGGTTATTCTACCCGTTACCCGACCTACCAGCATACTAATAATTCTGGGGGTAGTATTATTGTTAATTCCCGGTCTTATGCTTCCAATTGAGTTGAACAAATACCTCATTATTGGAATCAAGGCGGTTGTGCCTATTCTCATTACCATCGTGGTGTATAAAATGACAGATTTGCTCAGTGATTATTTGATGGCAAAAGCTGAACAAACCGAAAGCACGCTCGATGACCAATTGATTCCATTATTAAGAAAGATATTAAAAGTCTTCATTGTTCTTATCGGATCCCTGTTTGTTTTATTAAATCTTAATGTCAATATAATACCATTGCTGACCGGTTTATCAATTGGAAGTTTGGCCCTGGCTTTGGCCGCTCAGGATACCTTGAAAAACTTTTTTGGTTCAATAATGATATTTGTGGACAGACCCTTTCAAATAGGTCAGTGGATCACAACCGACGGAGTGGACGGAACCGTTGAAGAGGTAGGTTTCAGATCTACAAGAATCCGGACCTTTCGGAACTCTCTTCTTTCGGTTCCAAATGGTAAACTGGCCGATAGCGCCATCGACAATCACGGTTTAAGAAATTACAGAAGATTTTATACAAAAATTGGGCTCATGTACGACACACCTCCTCAAGCTATAGAAGTTTTTGTAGAGGGGCTAAGAGAACTCGTTAATAAGCATCCCAATACAGTTAAAGACCGGATGGAAATACATTTCAATGAAATGGCGGATTTCTCGTTAAATATCATGTTCTACATTTTCTTTGATGTTCCTACATGGTCTGAAGAGTTAAAAGCAAGAGATGAAATTTTACTTGCTATTGTAAGACTTGCAGATGCCATTGGCGTAAATTTTGCTTTTCCTACTACAACGCTTCACATGGAAACTTTTCCGGGAAAAGAAACCCTTTCACCGACATACGAATTGAATAAGGAAAAGCTTCAATCACTTAAAAACGATTTTATCAATAATTATCAAAACAGCTAA